A single genomic interval of Croceibacter atlanticus HTCC2559 harbors:
- a CDS encoding acetyl-CoA C-acyltransferase, with protein sequence MSKSVVIVSAARTPIGSFLGSLSTVTATKLGSVAIKGALDKIKLDASKVQEVYMGNVVQAGVGQAPARQAALGAGIPESVPCTTVNKVCASGMKAVINGAQAIALGDADIVVAGGMENMSLIPHYVHMRNGQKFGPAKMEDGMQKDGLVDAYDQNAMGTCADLCATEYEFSREDQDAYAIQSYKRSAKAWSEGKFANEVVPVEVPQRRGEPVVVSEDEEYKNVRMEKIPSLRPAFTKDGTVTAANASTINDGAGAVVLMSAEKAEELGLTPLATIKSYADAAQEPKWFTTAPAKALPKALDKAGITIDDVDYFELNEAFSVVGLANMKILGIDDTKTNVNGGAVSLGHPLGCSGVRILITLLSVLEQNNAKIGAAGICNGGGGASAIVVERP encoded by the coding sequence ATGAGTAAATCTGTAGTCATTGTAAGTGCAGCAAGAACACCAATTGGAAGCTTTTTAGGAAGCTTATCTACTGTAACAGCCACTAAACTTGGTAGTGTTGCTATTAAGGGTGCTTTAGATAAAATTAAATTAGATGCTTCAAAAGTTCAGGAAGTATATATGGGTAACGTAGTGCAAGCTGGTGTAGGACAAGCTCCTGCAAGACAGGCTGCATTAGGTGCTGGTATTCCAGAATCTGTACCTTGTACAACGGTTAATAAAGTTTGTGCTAGTGGTATGAAAGCTGTAATAAATGGAGCGCAAGCTATTGCTTTGGGCGATGCAGATATCGTTGTTGCTGGTGGTATGGAGAATATGAGCTTAATACCTCATTATGTACATATGCGTAATGGTCAAAAATTTGGACCTGCAAAAATGGAAGACGGAATGCAAAAAGATGGTTTGGTAGATGCCTACGATCAAAATGCAATGGGAACATGTGCAGATCTTTGTGCTACTGAATATGAATTTTCAAGAGAAGATCAAGATGCTTATGCAATTCAATCTTATAAGCGTTCTGCAAAAGCTTGGAGCGAAGGTAAATTTGCAAATGAAGTTGTTCCTGTAGAGGTGCCACAACGTCGTGGAGAACCTGTTGTAGTTAGTGAAGATGAAGAATATAAAAACGTAAGAATGGAGAAAATTCCTTCTTTACGTCCAGCATTTACTAAAGACGGTACTGTTACCGCAGCAAATGCATCTACAATTAATGATGGCGCAGGAGCTGTAGTTTTAATGAGTGCAGAAAAAGCAGAAGAATTAGGCTTAACACCTTTAGCAACTATTAAGAGTTATGCAGATGCAGCGCAAGAGCCTAAGTGGTTTACAACTGCTCCAGCAAAAGCATTACCTAAGGCATTAGATAAAGCAGGAATAACTATTGATGATGTAGATTATTTTGAATTAAATGAAGCATTCTCTGTTGTAGGTCTAGCTAACATGAAGATTTTAGGAATAGATGATACTAAGACCAATGTAAATGGTGGTGCAGTATCATTAGGGCACCCACTAGGATGTTCTGGTGTAAGAATTTTAATCACCCTATTAAGTGTTTTAGAGCAAAACAATGCAAAAATTGGAGCTGCTGGTATTTGTAATGGTGGTGGCGGTGCTTCTGCAATTGTAGTTGAACGTCCTTAA